CGGCGCGGACTTCGTGTTCTCCGCGATCCGCGTCGGCGGACTCCAGGGCCGCGCCGACGACGAGCGGGTGGCGCTCGCCGAGGGCGTCCTCGGCCAGGAGACGGTCGGCGCGGGCGGCATCGCGTACGGCCTGCGCACGGTTCCGGTGGCGGTCGACATCGCCCGGCGCGTCGCCCGCCTTGCGCCCGACGCCTGGGTCATCAACTTCACCAACCCGGCCGGACTGGTCACCGAGGCCATGTCCCGCCACCTCGGGGACCGCGTCATCGGCATCTGCGACTCGCCGGTGGGCCTCGGCCGCCGCATCGCCCGCGTGCTGGGCGTGCACGACCCCGCGCAGGCGTGGATCGACTACGTCGGCCTCAACCACCTGGGCTGGGTGCGCGGCCTGCGCGTGGCGGGCCGCGACGAACTGCCGCGGCTGCTCGCCGACCCCGGCCTGCTCGGCTCCTTCGAGGAGGGCAGGCTCTTCGGCGCCGACTGGCTCCAGTCGCTGGGCGCCGTCCCCAACGAGTACCTGCACTACTACTACTTCAACCGGGAAGCCGTCCGCGCCTACCAGGAGGCCGAGCGGACGCGCGGCGCCTTCCTGCGCGACCAGCAGGCCCGTTTCTACGCGCGCACGCGCGACCCGGACGTCTCCGCCCTGCTCGCCTGGGACGCCACCCGCGCCGAGCGCGAGGCCACGTACATGGCGGAGAACCGCCAGGCGGCGGGCGCGGGCGACCGCGCCGCCGACGACCTGTCCGGCGGCTACGAGAAGGTGGCGCTGGCGCTGATGCGGGCCATCGCGCGGGACGAGCGGACGACGCTGATCCTCAACGTCCGCAACCGTGGCACCCTGTCGGTGCTCGACCCCGAGGCGGTGATCGAGGTTCCGTGCCTGGTCGACGCCAACGGCGCGCATCCGGTCGCCGTGGACCCGCTGCCGGACCACGCCACCGGCCTGGTCTGCGCGGTGAAGGCGGTCGAGCGCGAGGTGCTGGCGGCCGCCGAGTCCGGTTGCCGCGCGACGGCCGTGAAGGCCTTCGCGCTGCATCCGCTCGTCGACTCGGTCACCGTGGCCCGGCGGCTCGTCGACGGCTACACGGCCGTCCACCCCGGCCTTTCGTACCTCAAGTAGAGCCCCAGGGCTCGACGCAGAGCCCTCCAGAGAGGTGTCCCATGCACGACGAACGCCGCCGGATCGAGGAGCGCGTCGAGCGCGTCCACAACCAGCGCATCAAGCCCGCGATCTACGCGGCCACCGTCCCGCTCGCGGTCGAGTCCTGGCAGGCGCCCGGCGAGCCGGTCCCCTTCGCCGAGGCCGCCGCCGCCCCGTACGAGCCCTTCGCCATGGACACCCCGTGGGGTCCGCCGTGGGGCACCACCTGGTTCCGGATGCGCGGACAGGTGCCCGCCGACTGGGCCGGCCGGCGCGTCGAGGCCGTCATCGACCTCGGCTTCGTCGGCGACTGGCCCGGCAACCAGGCCGAGGCCCTGGTCCACCGCGTCGACGGCACCCCGCTGAAGGCGGTCAACCCGCAGAACCAGTACGTGCCGGTCGCGCACCCCGCGGCGGGAGGCGAGCAGGTCGACTACCTGGTCGAGGCCGCCTCGAACCCCGACATCCTGGCGAACGACTTCGCCGCGCCCACGCCCCTCGGCGACGTGCTCACCGCGGGCGACGCGCCGCTCTACACCTTCCGCCGCGCCGACCTCGCCGTCCTCGACGAGGAGGTCTGGCACCTCTCGCTCGACGTCCAGGTGCTGCGCGAGCTGATGCTGGAGCTGGGCGAGCACGACCCGCGCCGGCACGAGATCGCCCACGCGCTGGACCGTGCCATGGACGCCGTCGACCTGGACGACGTCTCCGGCACGGCGGCCGACGTGCGCGCCGTCCTGCGCCCCGTCCTGGCCAGGTCCGCGCACGCCAGCGCGCACACCCTCTCCGCCGTGGGCCACGCGCACATCGACTCCGCGTGGCTGTGGCCGATCCGCGAGACCAAGCGCAAGACCTCCCGCACCTTCTCCAACGTCACCGCGCTCGCCGAGGAGTACGAGGAGTTCGTCTTCGCCTGCTCGCAGGCCCAGCAGTACGCGTGGGTGCGCGACCACTACCCGCGGGTGTGGGAGCGGATCAAGAAGGCCGTCGTCGACGGCAGCTGGGCGCCGGTCGGCGGCATGTGGGTGGAGGCCGACGGCAACCTCCCCGGCGGCGAGGCCCTGGCCCGCCAGCTGATCCACGGCAAGCGGTTCTTCATGGAGCACTTCGGCATCGAGACCAAGGGCGTGTGGCTGCCCGACTCCTTCGGCTACACCGCCGCCTACCCGCAGCTCGCCAGGCTCGCGGGCAACGAGTGGTTCCTCACGCAGAAGATCTCCTGGAACCAGACCAACAAGTTCCCGCACCACACCTTCTGGTGGGAGGGCATCGACGGCACCCGCATCTTCACCCACTTCCCGCCCGTCGACACCTACAACGCCGAGTTCTCCGGCAAGGAGATGGCCCACGCCGTCCGCAACTACCAGGACAAGGGGCGCGGTACGAGGTCCCTGGCCCCCTTCGGCCACGGCGACGGCGGCGGCGGTCCCACCCGCGAGATGCTGGAGCGCGCCCGGCGCCTGGCCGACCTGGAGGGCTCGGCCAAGGTCCGCATCGAGCACCCGGACGCCTTCTTCGCCGCCGCCCGCGAGGAGTACCCGGACGCCCCGGTCTGGGTCGGCGAGCTCTACCTGGAGCTGCACCGCGCCACCTACACCTCCCAGGCCCGCACCAAGCAGGGCAACCGTCGCAGCGAACACCGGCTGCGCGAGGCGGAGTTGTGGGCGACCACGGCGGCCCTGCACGCGCCGGGCTACTCCTACCCGTACGAGGCGCTCGACCGCCTGTGGAAGACGGTGCTGCTGCACCAGTTCCACGACATCCTGCCGGGCTCCTCGATCGCCTGGGTGCACCGGGAGGCGGAGGCGGAGTACGCCCGGGTGGCCGCGGAGCTGGAGACGCTGACGCGGGAGGCGATCGCGGCGCTGGGCACGGGCGAACCGCAAGCGTTCAACACCAGTCCCTTCGACCGGGACGAGGTGGTCCGCGGGGCGGACGGCGAGACCACCGTCGTCAGGGTGCCGGCGAGCGGCAGCGCGCCCCTGGGCAACACCCTGACCCACGACATGGTGATCGTGACCGACCGCACCCTCGACAACGGCCTCGTCCGCGTCGAACTCGCCGACGACGGCACCCTGGCCTCCGTCCGCGACCTCCGCGCGGACCGAGAGGTCCTCGCCGGCCCCGGCAACCTGCTCCGCCTCCACACGGACCTGCCCAACCACTGGGACGCCTGGGACATCGACAAGCACTACCGCAACCGCCACACCGACCTGCTGGACGCCGACTCCGTCACCGTCGTCGAGCAGGACCCGCTGCTCGGCGCGCTGAAGGTCGAGCGCTCCTTCGGCCGGGGCTCGAAGATCACCCAGACGATCACCCTCCGCTCCGGCAGCCCTCGCATCGACATCGAGACGGAGATCGACTGGCACGAGGCGGAGAAGATCCTCAAGGCGGCGTTCCCGGTGGACATCCGCGCGTCCCACTCGTCCGCCGAGATCCAGTTCGGCCACGTGCAGCGCCCCACGCACACCAACACCAGCTGGGAGTCGGCCCGCTTCGAGGTCTCCGGCCACCGCTGGGTGCACATCGCCGAACCCGGCTACGGCGTCGCGGTCCTGACCGACTCGACCTACGGCCACGACGTCTCCCGCACGGTCCGCGAGGACGGGGGCACGACGACGACCGTCGCCCTCAGCCTCGTCCGCGCCCCGCGCGTCCCCGACCCGCAGGCCGACCAGGGCCGTCACCGCTTCACGTACGCGCTGCTGCCCGGAGCGGGCGTCGAGGAGACGGTCGCCGAGGGCTACGCCCTGAACCTGCCGCTGCGCGTCGCGGACTCGGCGGGCGCCCCGCGGCCCGTCGTCTCCGTGGACGGCGCGGGCGTGACCGTCGAGGCGGTCAAGCTCGCCGACGACCGGTCCGGCGACGTCGTCGTACGGCTCTACGAGTCCCGCGGCGGCCGGGCCGCCGGCGTACTGCGCACCGGCTTCCCGCTGGCCGGAGCCCAGGTGACCGACCTGCTGGAACGCCCGCTCAAGGACGCGGCCACCGACGGCGACGGCGGTGTGCCCCTCACCCTGCGACCGTTCCAGATCCTGACGCTGCGGCTGCGAAGGCGCTGACCGGTGCCCCTGCAGCAGTGGTTCGCCGACGCCAAACTGGGGATCTTCGTCCACTGGGGGATCTACGCCGTCGACGGCGTCCAGGAGCTGGACCGCTTCACCGCCGCCCGCTACGACCCGCGTGCGTGGGCCGGGCTGTTCGCGCGCGCCGGCGCCCGGTACGCCGTACTGACCAGCCGGCACCACGACGGAGTCGCCCTGTGGGACAGCGCCCACGGCGAGCTGAACGTGGGCCGCGACCTGATCGCCGGGTACGCCGGCGCCCTGCGCGAGCGGGGCCTCAAGGTCGGCCTGTACTACTCGCACTCCGACTGGAGCCACCCCGACTACGCCTCCACCCGCAAGCCGGGCCGGCCGCCCGAGCTGGAGGACAGCCCTTACTCCGAGGTCGCGGCCGAGGACGAGGACCCGGCCGCCTGGGAACGGTTCCTCGCCTACCGGGACGGCCAGATCCGCGAACTCACCTCCCGCTACCGGCCCGACCTGATGTGGTTCGACGGCGAGTGGGAGCGCAGCGCGGAGCAGTGGCGCATCCCCGAACTCGCCGCCCTGATCCGCTCTCGGGTGCCGGACGTCGTGTTCAACGCCCGCATGCTCGGCGAGGGCGACTACGCCACGCCCGAACAGGGCGCCCCGGTGGTCCCGCCCGAAGGCCCCTGGGAGCTGTGCCTGACGGTCAACGACTCGTGGGGTCACCAGCACCACGACCACCACCACAAGTCGGTGGACCAGCTGATCCGGTACTTCACCGAGACGATCGGCGGCGGTGGCAACCTGCTGCTCGGTGTCGGACCCCGCGAGGACGGCACCATACCCGTGGAACAGGCGGAACGGCTTCAAGGCCTGGGCGCCTGGATCCGCCGGCACGCCGAGGCCGTGTACGGGACCGTGCGGGGCCTGCCCGCCGGGCACCACTACGGCCCGAGCACCCTCTCCCCGGACCGCCGCACGCTGTACCTGGTCCTCTTCGACGCCCCGCGCGCCGAGATCAACGTGCGCGGCCTGCTCAGCCGGGTGCGCCGGGTGACGGTGCTCGGCACCGGCACCGAGCTGTCCCACGACGTCACCGGCGGCCTGCACGAGACGCCCGGGGTGCTCTGGATCGAGCCGCCCGCCGAGGACGCCCTCGACCCGCACGCCACGGTGCTCGCCGTCGAACTGGACGGCGAACTGGAGCTGTACCGGGGGTCCGGCCGGTGGTGACCGCCGGCCGACCCACATACCGGCCGGCCCACCTGCCTGCCGGCCCACATCCCGGGTCGGGTGCGTGCGCACAGGCGTGGCTCGACCACGTGCCTGCCGGCCCCCATACCGGCCCGGCCCGCATACCGGCCGGCCCGCATCTCGGGTCGGGTGGGCCCACCGGCGTGGCGGACGGCCTACAGGGGCAGCGCCTGCGCCGCGGACTGCACGCGCGCCGGCTCGGCGACGGCCGCGGGCACCACGGCGGCCTCCTCCTGCGTCCGCTGCGGCGGAACGCCGACCGGCCGCACCGGCCGCGGGGCGGCCACCACCGTGTAGTCCTGCCCGAGGAACGGCGGCTCGATCGGCCCGGGGTCGTCGCCGAGAGCCAGCCGCACGGCGGCCCACGGCGCGTTGACCCCGCACAGCGACAGCTGGTGCAACCCACCGGCCGGACGCGCGTTGACATCCATCAGCACCGGCTGCTCGCCGAACATCCGGAACTGGATGTTGGACAGGTAGTGCAGCCCGAAGCCCTCGGCGATCCGTCGCGCCGGCTCCACGAACCGCTCGTGCAGCGTGAAGCCGCGGCGACGCCCGTTCTTCGTCCGCCCGACGGCCAGCCGGACGACGTTGTCGCGCCCGGTGAGACAGTCGACGGACACCTCCGGCTGCTCCAGTCGCGGCATCACCAGCCAGTCCACCGGCTCGTCGGCCTGCCGCAGTGCCTGAAGCACCATGTCCAGCTGCACGTACGGCGTGGGGAAGCCGCTGAGGTGCAGCAGCGAGAAGGG
This region of Streptomyces chromofuscus genomic DNA includes:
- a CDS encoding alpha-mannosidase translates to MHDERRRIEERVERVHNQRIKPAIYAATVPLAVESWQAPGEPVPFAEAAAAPYEPFAMDTPWGPPWGTTWFRMRGQVPADWAGRRVEAVIDLGFVGDWPGNQAEALVHRVDGTPLKAVNPQNQYVPVAHPAAGGEQVDYLVEAASNPDILANDFAAPTPLGDVLTAGDAPLYTFRRADLAVLDEEVWHLSLDVQVLRELMLELGEHDPRRHEIAHALDRAMDAVDLDDVSGTAADVRAVLRPVLARSAHASAHTLSAVGHAHIDSAWLWPIRETKRKTSRTFSNVTALAEEYEEFVFACSQAQQYAWVRDHYPRVWERIKKAVVDGSWAPVGGMWVEADGNLPGGEALARQLIHGKRFFMEHFGIETKGVWLPDSFGYTAAYPQLARLAGNEWFLTQKISWNQTNKFPHHTFWWEGIDGTRIFTHFPPVDTYNAEFSGKEMAHAVRNYQDKGRGTRSLAPFGHGDGGGGPTREMLERARRLADLEGSAKVRIEHPDAFFAAAREEYPDAPVWVGELYLELHRATYTSQARTKQGNRRSEHRLREAELWATTAALHAPGYSYPYEALDRLWKTVLLHQFHDILPGSSIAWVHREAEAEYARVAAELETLTREAIAALGTGEPQAFNTSPFDRDEVVRGADGETTVVRVPASGSAPLGNTLTHDMVIVTDRTLDNGLVRVELADDGTLASVRDLRADREVLAGPGNLLRLHTDLPNHWDAWDIDKHYRNRHTDLLDADSVTVVEQDPLLGALKVERSFGRGSKITQTITLRSGSPRIDIETEIDWHEAEKILKAAFPVDIRASHSSAEIQFGHVQRPTHTNTSWESARFEVSGHRWVHIAEPGYGVAVLTDSTYGHDVSRTVREDGGTTTTVALSLVRAPRVPDPQADQGRHRFTYALLPGAGVEETVAEGYALNLPLRVADSAGAPRPVVSVDGAGVTVEAVKLADDRSGDVVVRLYESRGGRAAGVLRTGFPLAGAQVTDLLERPLKDAATDGDGGVPLTLRPFQILTLRLRRR
- a CDS encoding alpha-L-fucosidase; this encodes MPLQQWFADAKLGIFVHWGIYAVDGVQELDRFTAARYDPRAWAGLFARAGARYAVLTSRHHDGVALWDSAHGELNVGRDLIAGYAGALRERGLKVGLYYSHSDWSHPDYASTRKPGRPPELEDSPYSEVAAEDEDPAAWERFLAYRDGQIRELTSRYRPDLMWFDGEWERSAEQWRIPELAALIRSRVPDVVFNARMLGEGDYATPEQGAPVVPPEGPWELCLTVNDSWGHQHHDHHHKSVDQLIRYFTETIGGGGNLLLGVGPREDGTIPVEQAERLQGLGAWIRRHAEAVYGTVRGLPAGHHYGPSTLSPDRRTLYLVLFDAPRAEINVRGLLSRVRRVTVLGTGTELSHDVTGGLHETPGVLWIEPPAEDALDPHATVLAVELDGELELYRGSGRW
- a CDS encoding 6-phospho-beta-glucosidase, which gives rise to MRLTILGGGGFRVPLVYGALLGDHAEGRVTQVVLHDLDAGRLDAVTRVLAEQAAGVPDAPEVTATTDLDEALRGADFVFSAIRVGGLQGRADDERVALAEGVLGQETVGAGGIAYGLRTVPVAVDIARRVARLAPDAWVINFTNPAGLVTEAMSRHLGDRVIGICDSPVGLGRRIARVLGVHDPAQAWIDYVGLNHLGWVRGLRVAGRDELPRLLADPGLLGSFEEGRLFGADWLQSLGAVPNEYLHYYYFNREAVRAYQEAERTRGAFLRDQQARFYARTRDPDVSALLAWDATRAEREATYMAENRQAAGAGDRAADDLSGGYEKVALALMRAIARDERTTLILNVRNRGTLSVLDPEAVIEVPCLVDANGAHPVAVDPLPDHATGLVCAVKAVEREVLAAAESGCRATAVKAFALHPLVDSVTVARRLVDGYTAVHPGLSYLK
- a CDS encoding ATP-grasp domain-containing protein, which translates into the protein MVSRVRVWLNRTYAENVFFMDQLRRNPSDRAVEIHATHGDPDSPVLAAADTADLEPEGLSPAAYVEYALDVCAKRAIDVFVPRLHQAAVVAHRAEFEAVGTALLAPPPEAVAVFEDKVIAYEAVQAIGVPVPPWWRVRDADELLAAVEELEAGGHRACFKPASGAGGVGFRVVTRAPFSLLHLSGFPTPYVQLDMVLQALRQADEPVDWLVMPRLEQPEVSVDCLTGRDNVVRLAVGRTKNGRRRGFTLHERFVEPARRIAEGFGLHYLSNIQFRMFGEQPVLMDVNARPAGGLHQLSLCGVNAPWAAVRLALGDDPGPIEPPFLGQDYTVVAAPRPVRPVGVPPQRTQEEAAVVPAAVAEPARVQSAAQALPL